A genomic window from Clostridium aceticum includes:
- a CDS encoding response regulator transcription factor has protein sequence MQKILIIEDEVKIARFLELELKYEGYEVLKAYDGREGLEKALKEEVHLILLDIMLPGLSGMEVCRRIRITSDVPVIMLTAKDQTTDKVMGLDLGADDYMTKPFAIEELLARIRTVLKRNRVTTESFEGLRLGKLQIDIEKHLVTYDGHVIELTKREFDLLLYLMENKNIVLTREKILQKVWGYDYLGDTNVVDVYIRYLRGKIDEKYNDKLIHTIRGVGYLLKNE, from the coding sequence ATGCAAAAGATATTGATTATTGAAGATGAAGTGAAAATTGCACGTTTTCTTGAGTTAGAATTAAAGTACGAAGGATATGAGGTATTAAAAGCCTATGATGGCAGAGAAGGACTAGAAAAAGCTTTAAAGGAAGAAGTACACTTGATTTTACTGGACATTATGCTGCCGGGTTTGAGTGGGATGGAGGTCTGTCGTAGAATTCGCATCACTTCGGACGTACCCGTTATCATGTTGACGGCAAAAGATCAAACGACAGATAAAGTGATGGGACTTGATCTTGGAGCAGATGATTATATGACAAAACCCTTTGCTATTGAGGAATTATTGGCACGGATTAGGACTGTATTAAAAAGAAATAGGGTGACTACTGAATCTTTCGAAGGTTTGAGGTTAGGCAAACTCCAGATAGATATAGAAAAGCATTTGGTTACTTATGATGGACATGTCATTGAGCTAACAAAACGAGAGTTTGATTTATTGCTTTACTTAATGGAAAATAAAAATATCGTTTTAACGAGGGAAAAGATATTGCAAAAGGTTTGGGGATATGATTATCTAGGAGATACCAATGTAGTGGATGTGTATATTCGATATTTAAGAGGTAAAATCGATGAAAAATACAATGACAAACTTATTCATACCATCAGAGGGGTGGGATATCTTTTAAAAAATGAATAA
- a CDS encoding sensor histidine kinase — translation MNKLQQALTIIKKVFVLLFQMIKLLLRGVSYGFKRVKKLFRFSITFKITVVYAFIFSLLLFFISASVLGISSYFLKQQANKNLKGSLGNIFEILEIQNGSYENYLQEAAVRENMDITVLNSEGKQLFSTDGTMIVEDTVFFARPLIVKETIMMGNEEYTIRGTKYLKSEDLYMKVLFIALFMMQGIAILITLVFGSKASRRMLKPIEKMTKTVKHISIHELDTRLDVGDSQDELKDLAETFNEMLDRIEASYQQQNQFVSDASHELRTPISVLQGYANLLDRWGKEDKEVLQEAIEAIKSESENMKDLIEKLLFLARTDKNLQKLEKAEFQIKELILEVVKDAKLIDTKHEFHWDIKEDCIFHGDRKSIKQLLRILIDNSMKFTPEGGKISIYQRVWKNFIVIEVEDTGIGIAKEDIPHIFERFYCGDKSRTKSSGGQGLGLSIAKWIVDSHDGKIEVKSNSGLGTKFVIMLPYAE, via the coding sequence ATGAATAAACTTCAACAGGCACTAACCATAATAAAAAAGGTTTTTGTATTGCTTTTTCAAATGATAAAGTTACTGCTTCGAGGAGTTAGCTATGGATTTAAAAGGGTGAAGAAACTATTTCGTTTTTCTATTACCTTCAAGATCACTGTTGTCTATGCTTTTATCTTTTCTTTGCTACTATTCTTCATTAGTGCTAGTGTTCTAGGGATTTCTAGCTATTTTCTAAAACAGCAAGCAAACAAAAATTTAAAAGGGAGCTTAGGAAATATCTTCGAGATTTTGGAAATTCAAAATGGTTCCTATGAGAACTATTTACAGGAGGCAGCAGTAAGAGAAAACATGGATATAACGGTTTTAAATAGCGAGGGGAAACAGTTATTTTCTACTGACGGTACTATGATAGTAGAGGATACTGTGTTTTTTGCACGACCATTAATCGTGAAGGAAACAATCATGATGGGCAACGAAGAATATACCATAAGGGGAACAAAATATTTAAAGTCAGAGGATCTATATATGAAGGTCCTATTTATTGCTCTATTTATGATGCAGGGAATTGCTATTCTTATCACTCTTGTCTTCGGTTCAAAAGCCAGTAGAAGAATGCTAAAACCTATTGAAAAAATGACGAAAACAGTGAAGCATATTTCTATCCATGAGTTAGATACAAGATTGGATGTGGGCGATTCTCAAGATGAGTTAAAGGATTTAGCAGAAACTTTTAATGAGATGCTGGATCGTATTGAAGCTTCCTATCAACAACAAAATCAATTTGTTTCTGATGCCTCTCATGAACTAAGAACTCCTATTTCTGTTCTTCAAGGATATGCTAATTTATTAGATAGATGGGGGAAGGAAGACAAAGAAGTATTGCAAGAGGCTATTGAGGCAATAAAAAGTGAATCAGAAAACATGAAGGACTTAATTGAAAAACTACTGTTTTTAGCAAGAACAGATAAAAATCTTCAAAAACTGGAAAAAGCAGAATTTCAAATAAAAGAGTTAATTCTTGAGGTAGTGAAGGATGCGAAACTGATCGATACAAAACATGAATTTCATTGGGATATAAAGGAAGACTGTATTTTTCATGGAGACAGAAAATCTATTAAGCAATTATTGAGGATATTAATAGATAATAGTATGAAATTTACCCCAGAGGGAGGGAAGATTTCTATTTATCAAAGAGTGTGGAAAAATTTTATTGTTATCGAGGTAGAGGATACTGGTATAGGCATAGCTAAAGAAGACATTCCTCATATATTTGAGCGATTCTACTGTGGAGATAAGTCTAGAACAAAATCTAGCGGAGGACAAGGTTTAGGACTATCTATTGCAAAGTGGATTGTAGACAGCCATGATGGAAAAATTGAAGTAAAAAGTAACTCAGGCTTAGGTACTAAGTTTGTCATCATGCTACCGTACGCAGAATAG
- a CDS encoding threonine aldolase family protein, with protein MSDSTEKNSLNNYLETQEFYSFRNDYSEGAHPNILNALLQTNFKQQNGYGTDDYSQKAIELLRHKLQNANADIHFVSGGTQANLVVISSILRPYESVIAANTGHIHVHETGAVEATGHKINVVDSKDGKLTPKNIQRVLEEHTDEHMVKPRMVFISNSTEIGTIYKKKELEELFCFCKSNGLLLYLDGARLASALSSQESDLSLPDLSKLVDVFYIGGTKNGALLGEAIVINNDALKLNFRFHLKQKGALLAKGRLLGLQFIELFKENLYFNLAKHANLMAFKLSETIEGLGYKFLTHSSTNQIFPILPNKVIEQLSKKYLFYIWSKIDGEMSAIRLVTSWATEEYAVDSFIKDLESF; from the coding sequence ATGTCAGATTCTACAGAAAAAAATTCTTTGAACAACTACTTGGAAACACAAGAATTCTACAGCTTTAGGAATGATTATAGTGAAGGGGCACACCCTAATATTCTAAATGCACTGCTGCAAACAAATTTCAAGCAGCAAAACGGTTATGGGACAGATGATTACTCTCAAAAAGCAATCGAACTGCTACGTCATAAGCTTCAGAATGCAAATGCAGATATACATTTTGTCTCTGGAGGTACGCAGGCTAACTTAGTGGTCATATCTTCTATATTAAGACCTTATGAGTCAGTAATAGCAGCAAATACAGGGCATATTCATGTTCATGAAACAGGAGCCGTCGAAGCTACTGGTCATAAGATCAATGTTGTTGATAGCAAAGACGGCAAGCTTACACCTAAAAATATACAGAGGGTATTGGAAGAACATACGGATGAGCATATGGTTAAGCCAAGAATGGTTTTCATCTCAAACTCAACAGAAATAGGTACCATCTATAAAAAGAAGGAACTAGAAGAACTCTTTTGCTTTTGCAAATCAAATGGTCTACTATTATATTTAGATGGTGCTCGGCTAGCCTCAGCTCTGTCTTCCCAAGAAAGTGATTTGAGTTTGCCAGACTTATCAAAACTAGTGGATGTTTTTTATATTGGAGGAACTAAAAATGGAGCATTGCTAGGAGAAGCCATTGTTATTAATAATGATGCATTAAAATTAAATTTTAGGTTTCATTTAAAGCAAAAAGGAGCATTACTGGCTAAGGGAAGATTACTAGGACTGCAATTTATTGAACTGTTTAAAGAAAATTTATATTTCAATTTAGCTAAACATGCTAATCTAATGGCATTTAAATTAAGTGAAACTATCGAAGGACTGGGTTATAAGTTTTTAACTCACTCTTCAACAAATCAAATTTTTCCCATACTCCCAAATAAAGTTATAGAGCAGCTAAGCAAAAAATATTTGTTTTATATTTGGTCTAAAATAGATGGTGAAATGTCTGCGATTCGACTTGTGACCTCTTGGGCAACTGAGGAGTACGCAGTGGATAGTTTTATAAAGGACCTTGAATCCTTCTAA
- the gltB gene encoding glutamate synthase large subunit, giving the protein MKESEGAGMGQYGLPVKQGLYDPMMEKDNCGVGFIVNAKGKKSNDILVKGLQILKKLKHRGAVGADPSTGDGAGILIQIPHEFLKEETHKLGIQLPKPGDYAVGMVFLPREPNARLFCEGLCEKILREEGQELIGWREVPVNEKECGESARATRPVVSQVMIARGNQTLEVFKRKLLIVRKCIQNTINAMKRPYTDAFYICSLSSETIVYKGQILGYKLEDFYIDLQSKLVETAIAVVHERYSTNTFPSWKLAHPYRYIAHNGEINTIRGNINWMHAREGVMRSQVFGEDFKKVLPVIEAEGSDSSSLDNTVEMFVANGHPIEHVMMMLIPEAWQRDAKMDKDKRGFYEYHARIMESWDGPAALVFTDGHKIGATVDRNGLRPIRYTITKNDLVIMASETGVIEVEPDNVVKKGSLQPSEMIVIDTKKRNILLDEEIKKEICTQENYGEWIEKNKLTLEDFEPSNEVRKMNKEVLLQNQKIFGYTEEEIKDVLSVMAKNKEEPISAMGIDMPLAILSKRPQLLFNYFKQKFAQVTNPPIDPIREKMVMSLLQYIGQHGQFIDEIEIEKKQPFIELEQPILTNAELEKLRHVYTEDFKAITLPMTFPIDSGESGLKTALDNLCKRAVENIKRGYNILVLSDTNIDLYNAPIPSLLALGAVHHHLIREKLRTQADIIIECGDARDVMHMALLVGYGAKAINPYLAFESIRHMINNKQMLKDIEVEEGYENYRYAIAQGLLKVISKMGISTLQSYHGAQIFEVLGLHQNVVEEYFAGTPSKLSGLDLDGIAQEVITRHTSANDMFQTGDKKLDEGGEFVWRPEGEYHMFTPKRVKQLQMACKNNNYEMYKEYAENINNSKEATATLRGLLKFKRGKSIAIQEVESIDNIVKRFTTGAISFGSISKECHEALAIAMNAIGGKSNSGEGGEDAKRYFSDINGNIRKSAVKQIASGRFGVTIDYLVNCDEIQIKMAQGAKPGEGGHLPGNKVTDEIAKVRHSLPGIDLISPPPHHDIYSIEDLAQLIYDLKNANPKARINIKLAASTGIGTVAAGVAKGHGEIITISGHDGGTGAAPISSMKYAGLPWELGLAETQQTLLLNNLRSRITLQVDGKMSTGRDVVIAALLGAEEYGFSTAALIVNGCIMCRRCNLNKCPVGIATQEKNLRERFKGNPQYTINYFTFIAQEIREIMAELGFRAIDDMIGRVDLLEAKELKESKIKNLDLASILYRPELPSRIIGRCTVPQEHKIEDVLDRQLIKTAAQALDSQKKVQKTFKITNTDRTIGTMLSGVIAKQFGEKGLPEDTIQYTFKGSAGQSFGAFCAKGITLRLEGDANDYLGKGLSGGKIIVTPAKEATFDTRENIIAGNTLLYGATSGEVYISGAVGGRFAVRNSGALAVVEGIGNHGCQYMTGGVVVVLGSVGRNFGAGMSGGTAYIIDENDLEEKVNQEIVDVEVLQDTQDIALVKSMIENHLNYTNSSRAKEILDHWEIYGKQFVKVSSPLYRDILKNKEHTLLQAATI; this is encoded by the coding sequence ATGAAAGAAAGCGAGGGAGCTGGAATGGGACAATATGGATTGCCTGTAAAGCAAGGTTTATACGATCCTATGATGGAAAAAGATAATTGTGGTGTAGGGTTTATTGTTAATGCCAAAGGAAAAAAGAGCAATGATATTTTAGTTAAGGGCTTACAAATTTTAAAGAAGCTAAAGCATAGAGGAGCCGTGGGGGCAGACCCCAGTACTGGAGATGGTGCAGGGATACTCATACAAATTCCTCATGAGTTTCTAAAGGAAGAAACCCATAAATTAGGGATACAGCTGCCTAAGCCTGGAGATTACGCAGTAGGGATGGTGTTTTTACCAAGAGAACCTAATGCAAGACTTTTTTGTGAAGGTCTTTGTGAAAAAATTTTAAGAGAAGAGGGTCAAGAGCTTATAGGATGGCGTGAAGTACCTGTCAACGAGAAGGAATGTGGTGAATCTGCTAGAGCAACACGACCTGTTGTGAGTCAAGTCATGATTGCAAGGGGAAACCAAACCTTAGAGGTATTCAAGAGAAAGCTGTTGATTGTCCGTAAATGTATACAAAATACAATAAACGCCATGAAACGTCCCTATACGGATGCTTTTTACATTTGTAGTTTATCATCGGAGACCATCGTATATAAGGGACAAATTTTAGGTTATAAATTAGAGGATTTTTATATCGATTTACAGAGTAAATTGGTAGAAACGGCTATCGCAGTAGTGCATGAGCGCTATAGTACCAATACTTTTCCCTCATGGAAACTGGCACATCCCTATAGATACATTGCTCATAATGGGGAAATTAACACGATACGAGGAAATATCAACTGGATGCATGCAAGAGAAGGCGTTATGCGCTCACAAGTATTTGGAGAAGATTTTAAGAAGGTGTTACCAGTGATTGAGGCTGAAGGCAGTGACTCATCGAGTCTGGACAACACTGTTGAGATGTTTGTTGCCAACGGTCATCCGATAGAGCATGTCATGATGATGTTAATACCAGAAGCATGGCAGAGGGATGCCAAAATGGATAAGGATAAGAGAGGTTTTTATGAATACCATGCTAGAATCATGGAATCATGGGATGGACCAGCGGCGCTTGTTTTTACAGACGGTCATAAAATCGGCGCGACAGTAGACAGGAATGGCTTGCGTCCTATTCGTTATACTATTACCAAAAATGATTTGGTCATTATGGCTTCAGAAACCGGTGTAATAGAAGTAGAACCAGACAATGTGGTAAAGAAGGGCAGTCTACAACCCAGTGAAATGATTGTGATTGACACAAAGAAAAGAAATATTCTTCTAGATGAAGAAATCAAAAAAGAGATATGTACCCAAGAAAACTATGGGGAATGGATAGAGAAAAATAAGCTGACTTTGGAAGACTTTGAACCTTCTAATGAAGTAAGAAAAATGAATAAAGAAGTTTTGCTGCAGAATCAAAAGATATTTGGTTATACAGAGGAAGAGATTAAAGATGTTCTTAGTGTTATGGCTAAAAATAAAGAAGAGCCAATAAGTGCTATGGGTATAGATATGCCTTTGGCAATTTTATCAAAGCGACCTCAGCTTTTATTTAATTACTTCAAACAAAAATTTGCTCAAGTTACCAATCCTCCTATTGATCCTATTAGAGAAAAGATGGTGATGTCTCTTTTACAATATATTGGGCAGCATGGGCAATTCATAGATGAAATAGAGATCGAAAAGAAACAGCCTTTTATAGAATTAGAACAACCGATCTTGACCAATGCAGAACTTGAAAAATTACGCCATGTATATACAGAGGATTTTAAGGCTATTACATTACCTATGACCTTCCCTATAGATAGTGGAGAATCTGGACTTAAAACAGCACTGGATAATTTATGCAAAAGGGCTGTTGAAAATATAAAAAGAGGATATAATATTTTGGTTTTAAGTGATACCAATATAGATTTATACAATGCACCTATTCCGAGTTTATTGGCATTAGGCGCAGTACATCATCACTTAATAAGAGAGAAGCTGAGGACACAGGCAGATATTATTATTGAATGTGGTGATGCAAGAGATGTAATGCATATGGCATTGTTAGTAGGCTATGGAGCAAAAGCCATCAATCCCTACTTGGCTTTTGAATCCATACGACATATGATAAATAATAAACAGATGCTAAAGGATATTGAGGTAGAAGAAGGTTATGAGAATTATCGTTATGCTATTGCTCAAGGGTTATTAAAAGTTATTTCAAAAATGGGAATATCTACCTTGCAAAGTTATCATGGAGCACAAATTTTTGAAGTGCTGGGTCTGCACCAAAATGTAGTGGAGGAATATTTTGCAGGAACGCCTTCTAAACTATCTGGCTTAGACTTAGATGGTATAGCCCAAGAAGTTATTACACGACATACCAGTGCAAATGATATGTTTCAAACAGGAGATAAGAAGCTGGATGAGGGTGGAGAGTTTGTATGGAGACCTGAAGGGGAATATCATATGTTTACCCCTAAAAGGGTAAAACAGCTGCAAATGGCTTGCAAAAACAACAACTACGAGATGTACAAAGAATACGCTGAGAATATTAACAATAGTAAAGAAGCTACAGCTACTCTAAGAGGCTTACTAAAGTTTAAAAGGGGAAAAAGTATAGCTATTCAAGAAGTGGAGTCAATTGATAATATTGTAAAGCGCTTCACAACCGGGGCTATATCTTTTGGTTCCATCAGTAAAGAATGTCATGAAGCTCTAGCGATTGCTATGAATGCAATTGGGGGCAAAAGCAATAGTGGTGAAGGGGGGGAAGATGCCAAGCGTTATTTCTCTGATATCAATGGCAATATTAGAAAAAGTGCAGTGAAACAGATTGCATCAGGAAGGTTTGGTGTAACCATCGACTATTTAGTAAATTGTGATGAGATTCAGATTAAAATGGCTCAAGGCGCAAAGCCTGGTGAAGGAGGACATTTACCTGGTAACAAAGTAACAGATGAAATTGCCAAAGTGCGACATTCTCTGCCGGGTATTGATTTGATTTCTCCTCCGCCACATCATGACATTTATTCAATAGAAGATTTAGCACAGTTGATCTATGACTTAAAAAATGCTAATCCTAAGGCACGTATTAACATAAAGTTAGCCGCCAGCACTGGTATCGGAACTGTTGCAGCTGGTGTAGCAAAGGGGCATGGAGAAATTATTACCATTAGTGGGCATGATGGGGGGACAGGGGCAGCTCCTATTAGTTCTATGAAATATGCAGGGCTTCCTTGGGAGCTGGGCTTAGCGGAAACACAACAAACCTTACTTCTTAATAACCTTAGAAGTCGTATTACCCTACAGGTAGATGGTAAGATGAGTACTGGAAGAGATGTGGTTATTGCGGCTTTATTAGGAGCAGAGGAGTATGGATTTTCTACAGCAGCTTTAATTGTCAACGGATGTATTATGTGTAGACGTTGTAACCTGAACAAGTGTCCTGTGGGCATTGCTACCCAAGAAAAAAATTTAAGAGAAAGGTTTAAAGGAAATCCTCAATATACAATAAATTATTTCACCTTTATCGCTCAGGAAATAAGAGAAATTATGGCAGAACTAGGTTTTAGAGCCATTGACGATATGATAGGCAGGGTAGATTTGCTGGAGGCAAAAGAGCTTAAAGAGAGCAAGATAAAAAATCTGGATCTTGCATCTATCTTATACAGACCAGAGCTGCCTTCTAGGATTATTGGAAGATGTACGGTGCCTCAAGAACATAAAATAGAGGATGTATTAGATCGACAGCTGATAAAAACAGCAGCACAAGCATTAGATAGCCAGAAAAAAGTACAAAAAACCTTTAAGATTACAAATACGGATCGGACTATTGGTACTATGTTAAGTGGGGTTATTGCAAAACAATTTGGTGAAAAGGGATTGCCAGAAGATACCATTCAGTACACCTTTAAGGGTTCTGCTGGTCAGAGTTTCGGTGCTTTTTGTGCTAAAGGAATTACGCTAAGATTAGAGGGAGATGCCAATGATTATCTAGGAAAAGGACTATCCGGAGGTAAGATTATCGTAACCCCTGCTAAGGAAGCCACCTTTGATACTAGAGAGAATATTATCGCCGGCAACACACTTCTCTATGGAGCTACCTCTGGTGAAGTATATATTAGTGGTGCTGTAGGGGGAAGGTTTGCTGTTAGAAATAGTGGTGCATTAGCAGTTGTAGAGGGAATTGGAAATCATGGATGTCAATATATGACGGGGGGTGTAGTTGTTGTATTAGGCAGTGTCGGTAGAAACTTTGGAGCAGGGATGAGTGGAGGTACTGCTTATATAATAGATGAAAATGATTTAGAAGAGAAAGTAAATCAAGAAATTGTTGATGTGGAAGTGCTACAGGATACACAAGACATAGCTTTAGTGAAAAGTATGATAGAAAATCATTTGAACTATACCAATAGTTCTAGAGCAAAAGAGATATTAGATCATTGGGAGATCTATGGGAAACAATTTGTGAAAGTTAGTTCACCCTTATATAGAGATATCCTCAAAAATAAAGAGCATACTTTACTGCAAGCAGCTACAATATAA
- a CDS encoding ferritin-like domain-containing protein, whose protein sequence is MEKKSLTVENVIGETKGTELERIVKQNFTGETSEVGVYLAMARLAQCQGYPEIAEVLKTIAWEEAEHAARFAEFNSMIQEDLFDNIRQMLEGEIFANEGKKQAADKAAALGLDTIRDYFNESAKDEARHARMLEGILNRYK, encoded by the coding sequence ATGGAGAAGAAAAGTTTAACAGTAGAAAATGTAATCGGTGAAACAAAAGGAACAGAGCTAGAAAGAATTGTAAAGCAAAACTTTACCGGTGAAACTAGCGAAGTAGGGGTTTATCTCGCTATGGCTAGGTTAGCTCAGTGTCAAGGATATCCTGAAATTGCTGAAGTTCTAAAAACCATTGCATGGGAGGAAGCAGAACATGCGGCAAGATTTGCTGAATTTAACAGCATGATTCAAGAAGATTTGTTTGATAATATCAGACAGATGCTGGAAGGAGAAATCTTTGCAAATGAAGGTAAAAAACAAGCTGCAGATAAGGCTGCGGCATTAGGGCTAGATACAATAAGGGATTACTTCAATGAATCCGCAAAAGACGAGGCAAGGCATGCTAGAATGTTGGAGGGAATCTTAAACCGTTATAAATAA
- a CDS encoding aldolase catalytic domain-containing protein, translated as MSLIKEKKGTWITYRPDIKVLDCTIRDGGLINNYQFGEDFVRAVYDTCVEIGVDYMEIGKIASPKVMSTKEFGPWNFCLEEDLRSVVGSNETPLKLAVMADIGRTFKENIRPREDSVVDMVRVAAYIHQIPAAIELIEDAHSKGYETTINLMAISKVSETDLDEALDIFANTNVDVIYLVDSFGTYYSEQIHRLVKKYLNITEQVGKKVGIHAHNNQQLAYANTIESLIMGTSYLDATVYGLGRGAGNCPLELLMGFLKNPKYNIVPLLKLIEKYVKPLHLEMNWGYDIPYMLVGQLNEHPRTAIEFIKNDERDFVKLHNTLLDMQP; from the coding sequence ATGTCACTAATCAAAGAGAAAAAGGGAACATGGATTACATATCGACCTGATATTAAAGTTTTAGACTGTACCATTCGAGATGGCGGATTGATTAACAATTATCAATTTGGAGAAGACTTTGTTCGTGCTGTTTATGATACTTGTGTAGAAATTGGTGTAGATTACATGGAAATAGGAAAAATTGCTTCTCCGAAGGTAATGTCTACTAAAGAGTTTGGTCCTTGGAACTTTTGTCTAGAAGAAGACCTTAGAAGTGTTGTAGGCAGTAATGAAACACCGCTTAAATTAGCAGTGATGGCAGATATAGGAAGAACTTTTAAAGAAAATATTCGCCCAAGAGAAGACAGCGTCGTGGATATGGTGCGAGTTGCAGCCTATATTCATCAAATTCCAGCTGCTATTGAATTAATTGAAGATGCGCATAGTAAAGGATATGAAACAACGATTAATTTAATGGCTATTTCAAAGGTATCAGAAACTGATTTAGACGAAGCACTTGATATTTTTGCAAATACTAACGTGGATGTAATCTACTTAGTGGATAGTTTTGGTACTTATTATTCAGAACAAATTCATAGGTTGGTAAAAAAATATTTAAATATAACAGAACAAGTGGGGAAAAAGGTGGGTATACACGCCCATAATAATCAGCAATTGGCCTACGCCAATACCATTGAATCTTTAATCATGGGTACAAGTTATCTAGATGCCACCGTTTATGGTTTAGGGAGAGGAGCTGGAAACTGCCCTTTGGAATTATTGATGGGGTTCTTGAAAAATCCAAAATACAACATTGTTCCGCTGCTTAAACTAATTGAAAAGTACGTAAAGCCGCTTCATTTAGAGATGAACTGGGGATATGATATTCCCTATATGCTGGTGGGCCAACTAAATGAACATCCTAGAACAGCAATAGAGTTCATAAAAAATGATGAAAGAGACTTTGTGAAACTTCACAATACTTTGTTAGATATGCAACCTTGA
- a CDS encoding ABC transporter permease, whose protein sequence is MCMSNNKTFGNTLHSSSHMEYLKALKQHRLKIKLSQVCVLLGFLLLWEVAATLNWIDSFFTSKPSEVFKLIINLSRDGSLFKHTAISVFEVVMGFVIGTILGTIAAIMLWWSDFAAKVLDPYLVVLNALPKIALGPIIIIWAGAGMRGIIVTALAISLVVTILATYNGFKEVDEEKIKMLMTFGATKFQILQKVVFPASIPTMLNTMKINIGMSWVGVIVGEFLVSKAGLGYLIVYGGQVFRLDIVMAGVIVLAIATALMYQLIVWLEAKFLRGRQ, encoded by the coding sequence ATGTGTATGTCAAATAATAAAACTTTTGGAAATACTTTGCACTCCTCCAGTCATATGGAATATCTTAAAGCCCTTAAGCAGCATCGCTTAAAAATTAAGTTGTCTCAAGTATGTGTTTTATTAGGTTTTCTACTATTATGGGAAGTCGCCGCTACCCTAAATTGGATTGATTCTTTTTTCACCAGTAAACCTTCTGAAGTTTTTAAATTGATTATTAACCTATCACGAGACGGCTCACTTTTTAAACATACAGCTATCTCTGTTTTTGAAGTTGTCATGGGTTTTGTTATAGGTACTATTTTAGGAACAATTGCTGCCATTATGTTATGGTGGTCAGATTTTGCAGCTAAAGTACTAGACCCTTATCTGGTGGTCTTAAATGCTTTACCTAAAATTGCTCTGGGACCTATTATTATCATATGGGCTGGAGCCGGCATGCGGGGTATCATCGTAACTGCCCTAGCAATTTCTCTCGTTGTAACGATTTTAGCCACCTACAATGGTTTTAAAGAAGTAGATGAAGAAAAAATAAAAATGCTTATGACCTTCGGTGCTACAAAATTTCAAATACTACAAAAGGTTGTTTTTCCTGCCAGTATCCCTACTATGCTAAATACCATGAAAATTAATATTGGTATGTCCTGGGTAGGAGTAATCGTTGGAGAGTTTCTTGTTTCTAAGGCTGGATTAGGTTACTTAATTGTCTATGGCGGTCAAGTATTTAGATTAGATATCGTGATGGCGGGAGTTATTGTTTTGGCAATTGCTACAGCTTTAATGTATCAGCTTATCGTATGGCTGGAAGCTAAGTTTTTAAGAGGAAGACAATAA